CACAAACATATACTGGTAAAGTCTTTTCTGTTCAGACTTCAAAAAAAGGCGTTTCGAAAGAGGTCCCACTTTCGGAGGTCGTTGTTACCGATGGAGTATCTGTAACTTCAACTCGATCCGATGGAACGTTTGAATTGGAATCTTTACCTAAGTCTAGGCCATCATACATCGCAATTACTACACCTGATGAATATTCTACTGCAATCTTCTATCAGCCTGTTAGCGGTAAAGCCCAGCCGTACCAGTTTCAGTTGAACAAAATAGTAGAAAAGAAGGGGCATTCTGCCAAATTTATAATGATTAACGATATCTCTCAAGCACAGAACGAGCGATGGCTGTCAAGCCTAAAGCAGCAGACGTTTTATTTTGGCGTTTCTTTCGTTGTGAGCACTGGAAAGAGCGTTGGTGAGCTCGATTTGGAGAAAGAACTAGGCTTGCCAGTTTACCATGCAGCTTATGGGAATAGTAAAGACGATGGATTTCCCAACAACTATTCGTTTATTAGAGGAGGAGTTCATTTTGTTGTGCTATCAGGTCCTTCCGATAGTATGCAGCATCCTATACATTGGCTGAAGAACATGCTTGTTGGTGTTGGTAGATCGTATCCTACAATACTAATTACAAGTTCTGCTATTGTAAAGCATAACGAGGAATCCCTTTCTGCAAATGGCGATACGCTCTCGCTAAACGATTTCAACGTAAAGGCAATAGTCGATGGCGGCAAGAATATTAACCTATATGATTATACCGGGAAACTTACCACATCAACAATCTGTACTGCACCGCTTACATCTGGTGGCGAAGATCATTCTCCTGCCGGTTTCCGATTGGTGTCGGTAACGGATAAAGGTATTATTACTACCGAAACTATTTTGTCGAACGTTCCTAATAGTGCAACCATCGTTTCTCCTGGCGATACTGCTTACGTGGAGGATAATAAGATTCGTTTCTACGCGAATGTTAGCAGTTCTCAGTCTCCAATTAAGCGCGTTCGAATTGGAATCTCGCGAGATACCATGGCGTATAAGTGGAGCGAACTAAATAACGTTTCGCCATGGACATGGAGCGGGTTTTACGTACTTACACCTGCCGATACTGCCTCTCGTTATTCTGTTAAGCTTGAATCTTTCACCGAAAGCGGGCAGATGATGGTTGCAGAAAAGAATATTTCGTTGGTATTACGGAAAGATTCTACAGTTCTGTCGAAAGGTTTGTGGGGTAATTTAGGAGGAAATGCTGGGCATGATGCGAATATTCTTATTCCGTTTACAGGAAAACTTTGTCATCAGTGGACTGCAAGTCCTCAAGGGGCAACGTTGTTCTCGTCTCCTATGGTAGTCGATTCTGTTGTTGTAACACCTTTGGCTAATGATCTAGCATTTAACAAGTCGGAATTAACCGCATTACATGTAAAGACAGGTAAAAGCCTTTGGCATTTCTTCCCTAAGGGGGCGGTGAAAAATACCTTTATTATTGATGGTAAGAATGTAGTTGCTACCGATATATTGGGTAATGTTTATGCTATTGATGTAAATACAGGTCTACCCACTTGGGAAACATCTCTAGGTAACTATAAAGATTACGACTATGTAGGAAGTTCGTTTGCCGATAGCCTCTACTTTACGGGAAATACTGATCGTATTGCTGCGCTGAGGCTCTCCGATGGTTCTGTAGTTTGGACCTTAGGTGCTGATGTGATATACAATGGTTGCGAATCCACTTTAACGGTCGGAGATGGAGTACTTCTTGCTCAAAATCGTAAAGGTGGCTTATTGGGTATTGATATCCGTACTGGAAAAATTGCGTGGAGCACATCAAGCATAGGCTTTTCTTCGAGTAGTATCTCGTCATCATTTAGCAACGGCGTTTTCCATGTTGTTTCGGGGAACAAATATTATGCGATTGATTCAAAAAATGGAGTTGTAACAAATACTGCAACGCTTCCTTCTGCGATAAGCACTAAGTCAATTCCGCTTATATCCGACAATTTGCTAATCTACGGTAGCGTTAATAATGGCTTGGTTGCTTACGATTTGCAGAATAGCAGGCAGCAGTGGAGTGTTGAAGTTGGAGCAGCACTGGTGAATACGCTTCCTGGAGTTCACGAACATCAAAAAACTGTTGAAACCTCGCCGGTAAGAATTGGCAGCTATGTGGTGTTTGGCGCTTCTGATGGTTACTTATACGTGGCAAACATTTCCAATGGGGCTGTAGAGCAAAAGATTAATCTTGGAGCACCTGTTCTTTCTTCGATTGCTGTTGTTGGCGATATGCTTTTTGTAACTGATCTTTCGGGTAACCTCTCTGCATTCAAACTTTCTCTCGGAAAGCAAATACATTAAAATAAGCGAATACTTCTGGTAATTATTTACTAAAATCGCAAGTTCGTGCGGGCAACTGCGACAAATAGTAAGACCAGTTAGGAATTTTAATAAATAATAATCACATAATGGCTAAACGCACTCTACTAACCATTGTAGCCTTTTTACTAGTCTCAAGTTTTGCCTTTGGGCAGCTGGCTGATCCCGTTTCGTGGTCGTACAAGACAAAAAAGGTAAGCGCCGATGAGTTTGAACTCATCTTTAATGCCCGCATCGATGCCGGTTGGCACCTTTACAACCAGGATCCGCTCAAGGATGGTCCTATGCCGCTGGTTTTTCACTTCGACAAGAACCCTGCCATACAGCTTTTAGGGAAGGTTGTAGAGAAAACTAAGCCTACCAAGAAGTTCGACGAGATGTTCGGGCTTAATGTTAAGTATTTTAGCGATGAGGCTACCTTTGTTCAGCGCGTAAAGGCGCTTACCAATAAGCCAATCACCGTAAAGGGTTCCATCGAGGGGCAGGGTTGCAACGAAGGCAACTGTGTTCCTTTGGAAACAGACTTCTCGTTTAAGGTAACAGGTGCTGTACCTGCAAATCCTGCTTCGGAACAAGCGTTAGCTGTTGCTGCCGATACGGTAAAGTCTACTGCCGCTCCGTCAAAGGATACTGTAGCTAAGGCTACCACCATCAGTCAGGAGGAGTTGGTTAAGGCTGCTGAGCCAACCAAGGCACAAGGCAAGTCGTTGCTGGCTTTTTTCATTGGAGCTTTCCTTGCAGGATTGGCTGCCATCCTCACTCCATGCGTATTTCCGATGATTCCGATGACCGTAAGCTTCTTTATGAAGAAGGATGGCTCGAAGAAAACGGAGCATGGTAAGGCTATCTTCTTTGGTTTCTCAATTATCTTTATCTATACCGTAATAGGTACGCTGGTATCGGTGATTTTTGGCGCTGACTTTGCCAACTTTATCAGTACGCACTGGCTGCCCAACCTGCTTTTCTTTGTCATCTTTATGGTGTTCGCCTTTTCTTTCTTTGGAATGTTCGAGATTACGCTGCCCAACTGGATGGTGAACAAGACCGATGCACAGGTTGACAAGGGTGGTTTTGGTGGTCCATTCTTTATGGCGCTTACGCTGGTATTGGTGTCGTTTTCGTGTACTGGACCAATCGTTGGCTCGGTGTTGGTACAATCAATGGGAGGTAAGGTGATATTGCCTATTGTAGCTATGCTTGGTTTCTCATTAGCCTTCGCTATACCGTTTACAGTGTTCGCACTCTTCCCCAGTTTGATGAATAAGATGCCTAAATCGGGCGGATGGCTCAACTCTGTTAAGGTAATACTCGGTTTTCTTGAGGTTGCCTTCGCCTTTAAGTTCTTGAGCATCGCCGATCAGACCTACCACTGGCATATTCTCGACAGGGAAATCTACCTTGCCATTTGGATTACCACCTTTACACTGATGGGTTTCTACCTATTGGGCAAGATTAAGTTTGCGCACGATAGCGATGTGGAGCATGTTTCAGTTCCCCGCTTGATGATGGCTTTAGCAACCTTCTCTTTTGTGGTGTATATGGTTCCTGGAATGTGGGGAGCACCGCTAAGCGGCATCTCTGGATACCTTCCTCCTCAGTCATCGATGGATTTTGATATGAGTAGAGGCGTTGCATCGGCTACAACCTCTGATATTGGTAAGGTAAA
This window of the uncultured Acetobacteroides sp. genome carries:
- a CDS encoding PQQ-binding-like beta-propeller repeat protein, which gives rise to MNKYKVALAIPFTLASLALSAQTYTGKVFSVQTSKKGVSKEVPLSEVVVTDGVSVTSTRSDGTFELESLPKSRPSYIAITTPDEYSTAIFYQPVSGKAQPYQFQLNKIVEKKGHSAKFIMINDISQAQNERWLSSLKQQTFYFGVSFVVSTGKSVGELDLEKELGLPVYHAAYGNSKDDGFPNNYSFIRGGVHFVVLSGPSDSMQHPIHWLKNMLVGVGRSYPTILITSSAIVKHNEESLSANGDTLSLNDFNVKAIVDGGKNINLYDYTGKLTTSTICTAPLTSGGEDHSPAGFRLVSVTDKGIITTETILSNVPNSATIVSPGDTAYVEDNKIRFYANVSSSQSPIKRVRIGISRDTMAYKWSELNNVSPWTWSGFYVLTPADTASRYSVKLESFTESGQMMVAEKNISLVLRKDSTVLSKGLWGNLGGNAGHDANILIPFTGKLCHQWTASPQGATLFSSPMVVDSVVVTPLANDLAFNKSELTALHVKTGKSLWHFFPKGAVKNTFIIDGKNVVATDILGNVYAIDVNTGLPTWETSLGNYKDYDYVGSSFADSLYFTGNTDRIAALRLSDGSVVWTLGADVIYNGCESTLTVGDGVLLAQNRKGGLLGIDIRTGKIAWSTSSIGFSSSSISSSFSNGVFHVVSGNKYYAIDSKNGVVTNTATLPSAISTKSIPLISDNLLIYGSVNNGLVAYDLQNSRQQWSVEVGAALVNTLPGVHEHQKTVETSPVRIGSYVVFGASDGYLYVANISNGAVEQKINLGAPVLSSIAVVGDMLFVTDLSGNLSAFKLSLGKQIH
- a CDS encoding cytochrome c biogenesis protein CcdA, with the translated sequence MAKRTLLTIVAFLLVSSFAFGQLADPVSWSYKTKKVSADEFELIFNARIDAGWHLYNQDPLKDGPMPLVFHFDKNPAIQLLGKVVEKTKPTKKFDEMFGLNVKYFSDEATFVQRVKALTNKPITVKGSIEGQGCNEGNCVPLETDFSFKVTGAVPANPASEQALAVAADTVKSTAAPSKDTVAKATTISQEELVKAAEPTKAQGKSLLAFFIGAFLAGLAAILTPCVFPMIPMTVSFFMKKDGSKKTEHGKAIFFGFSIIFIYTVIGTLVSVIFGADFANFISTHWLPNLLFFVIFMVFAFSFFGMFEITLPNWMVNKTDAQVDKGGFGGPFFMALTLVLVSFSCTGPIVGSVLVQSMGGKVILPIVAMLGFSLAFAIPFTVFALFPSLMNKMPKSGGWLNSVKVILGFLEVAFAFKFLSIADQTYHWHILDREIYLAIWITTFTLMGFYLLGKIKFAHDSDVEHVSVPRLMMALATFSFVVYMVPGMWGAPLSGISGYLPPQSSMDFDMSRGVASATTSDIGKVKYGEFLHLPHGLKGFFDLKEAKEYSKKVGKPIFIDFTGHGCVNCREMEARVWSDLRVLKLLQEEYVVLALYVDDKMELPQAEWKTNAKGKVLKSLGKINADYQISKFNVNAQPYYVLMNADEKLLVTPKAYDLNPDNFVEFLKKGIEAYKSKK